The DNA segment AACATCCTGGGAACGGATTCCCGGATCGTCCGTGACGGCGCGCCGATGACCCGCTGTGCGAACGCGACGTTTTCGTACACCGTCCTGTCCTTCAAAAGCCGGAAGTCCTGGAACACCACCCCGAGCGTCCGTCTGTATTTTGGCACATAGCGCCTCGGCATCCGCCCCAAATCCATGTCGTTGACAACGACACGGCCGGAGGTCGGCTCGACTTCCTTTAGCAGGATCTTCATAAGCGTCGATTTTCCCGAGCCGCTCCGGCCTGTGATAAACACAAATTCACCGTCGTCGATGGTGAGGCTGATGCTCTTTAAGGCCTTGCTGCTTTTCTCATAGGTCTTCGTCAGTTTTGAAATTTCTATCATAATTTAGTAGTCCAGATTCTCCATATACTTCATGTATTTCACGACCATAAGGGCAATCTTGAAGGTGATCGCGTCTTCAAACACGCGAAGGTCAAGGCCGGTGCTCTTCTGGAGCTTGTCGAGGCGGTAAACCAGCGTGTTCCTGTGGATGTAAAGCTGTCTGGAGGTCTCCGAGACATTGAGGCTGTTCTCAAAGAACTTGTTGATGGTGGTGAGGGTCTCCTCGTCGAAATCGTCCGGGGACTTCCCGTCGAAGATTTCCTTGATAAACATCCGGCAGAGCGGAAGCGGAAGCTGGTAAATCAGGCGGCCGATTCCCAGGTTGCTGTATGCCACCACATTTTTCCCGCTGTAAAAGATTTTTCCCACGTCCAGGGCCATTTTGGCTTCCTTGTAGGAGCGGGAAACGTCCTTGATCTCGTTGACAATCGTACCAAAGGCGATGTGCACCTTCGTCATCGCTTCGGTATTTAACATGTCGAGAATCGTGTTGGCAGTCTTTTCCAGATCTGCGTATGTCTCGCCCGGCTTGACTTCTTTCACCAGGATGATGTTCTTTTCGTCTACGGCCGTGATGAAATCCTTTGTCTTCGTGGAAAACAGGCCCCTCACGGTCTCCAGGGCGTTGACGTCCTTGTCATTCTTCGTCTCAATTAAGAAGACGACACGCTTGACGTTTGTCTCAATATGGAGCTTCTTCGCCCTGTTGTAAATATCCACAAGAAGAAGATTGTCAAGAAGCAGGTTTTTAATAAAGTTATCCTTATCAAACCGCTCTTTATATGCCACCAGCAGATTCTGGATCTGGAATGCCGCAAGCTTTCCTACCATGTACACATCATCGCTGCCGCCCTTTGCAAGCAGGATGTACTCAAGCTGGTGCTCGTCAAATACCTTGAAGAACTGATAGCCCGAAATTACCTG comes from the Eubacteriaceae bacterium Marseille-Q4139 genome and includes:
- the ftsE gene encoding cell division ATP-binding protein FtsE; amino-acid sequence: MIEISKLTKTYEKSSKALKSISLTIDDGEFVFITGRSGSGKSTLMKILLKEVEPTSGRVVVNDMDLGRMPRRYVPKYRRTLGVVFQDFRLLKDRTVYENVAFAQRVIGAPSRTIRESVPRMLKLVGLSSKYKSYPHQLSGGEQQRVAIARALINDPAVLLADEPTGNLDPHNSMEIMRLLEEINRRGTTVVVVTHSREIVNAMHKRVITIDRGMIIGDEEEGGYRYED
- a CDS encoding helix-turn-helix domain-containing protein, which translates into the protein MISNQILQSNIDGLKEITRIDLCVCDIEGKVLASTFENAEEYESSILAFVDSPADSQVISGYQFFKVFDEHQLEYILLAKGGSDDVYMVGKLAAFQIQNLLVAYKERFDKDNFIKNLLLDNLLLVDIYNRAKKLHIETNVKRVVFLIETKNDKDVNALETVRGLFSTKTKDFITAVDEKNIILVKEVKPGETYADLEKTANTILDMLNTEAMTKVHIAFGTIVNEIKDVSRSYKEAKMALDVGKIFYSGKNVVAYSNLGIGRLIYQLPLPLCRMFIKEIFDGKSPDDFDEETLTTINKFFENSLNVSETSRQLYIHRNTLVYRLDKLQKSTGLDLRVFEDAITFKIALMVVKYMKYMENLDY